In the genome of Juglans microcarpa x Juglans regia isolate MS1-56 chromosome 6S, Jm3101_v1.0, whole genome shotgun sequence, the window ttttatttttaccaaaaaaagaaTCCGAGCTTACCTTTGGTTTTCTTCCCGGAATTGGAAAAATTGCATCTCACTCCTGTTTTGTGATTTTAATTTCGGTGCTCCTGATCTTTTAAAACCAAAACCCAGTCCAAACTCCCAAAGAACCATAAATTCTAGCTGTCCCTGTTCGAAACTTCGCGCCTTTTCACTCTCTGTCACCAAATTGGACATGAGATAGAGTTGGAAACAGCGAAACTCAATCGATTTCACAACCGCCGAAGGGAAAAAACCAATTTTAGCTTAGATGAAGAAGCTGTGAGAGACAAAGGAGGCAGATAAGGTCAAGATTCTTCATCGAATGTCGGTAGAGAGGTCGTTTGAGGCATGGGAGGAGGTACAGCGGCACGGTCAGGACTTGGCGGACCGACTAGCTCAGGGTTTCACCGGGTTGATCCAGTCCCACATCAGCCCTCCCTCGTTTTCGTGGCCCAACCCTCAGAAATCCATGCTCTTCGACCTCGAATTCCCAAGTCAGCAGAATTTTGGGAGAGGAGATTTCGGATTGGCGACCGATAGTTCGGGAATTAATGGAGTATTGGCGATTTTCGATATTGGGAATAGGATTGGGCAGGCCGGGGCGGACTTCGGCGCGAACTTGAATGGGTTGGTCCAGCAGTTTTTCAGGAGGCTGCCTGCCCCGTTTCGGCAGGAGGAGAATGCGAAGGCGCCTGTGATGGTGGACGTGGGGGGGAGTAGGCTGAGGGTTGATGGGGGTGTGACTACGCAAGGGGATTTGGGGTTGTTGACGGAGAGGCTGAGGGATTTTGGATTTGCGGAGAACGATAGTGGTGCTGATGAGTTGGTAGATGATGAAGTTGCTGGGTTTAATCTTAGGTCGGCAGGGCTTTTGGGTAGACCGCAGGTAAGAGTTTTGAAGCTAATTACACGAATTCATTCATCAATTTATGCCCTAATCAGGCTTGTGACATTTTTAAAGTGCTAATTTTAgcttgtaaaaataacatttgtatatttataaaCTGCTGGCGAAGCCCGCGAAGGTATTGGATACCATGCAAGTGATTAAGTCAGGTAGACTAAGCAGTTCTTACGTGGACTTTGGTGAGGAAGAAGGTAGTTGATTATGTGCTTTTAACGGAGCATGCTACGATTATTGTAatggaatttttattttcaaactccATACTACCACGCGTTTTTCAAATTGCACCCCAaactatcaaaataaaaaatttgttaccgtaaattaccatttttttccattttgcacCCTCCATCTAATTGAGCCAAAATCCTTAACTTTTCAAAtgagtttttctaaaaatgccTTTGTTAagatttagtaaaaataaaaataaagaaatgaaaactttttgttttaagaaaaacaaaaagatgccccccccgcccccccccccccccccccccccccccccaacccaaaGTTGAAACAGAAGGATTTGTAGATCAAAAGTAAATTGGATAGATGCTGcttattcaattttcttttattttttcccttgaGGACAATTTTCTTCCATTTGGAAATTATTGTGTTGATGCAATTACACTTAATCACATATGGCCAAGAAAATTTTTCGCATTTTTTTTGTGCCCTATTGTGTCTATACAATCATTTGTGTTTTCCATTAATTTAATTGCATCATAGTACCATTTTGTCGGGAACTTTGTTTTCACATGTAGTGTTTTTGGAAACTGACTCACAAAGATTTGATCAAGTATGTATCTTTCATCATGGAAAGGATTAAAAAATCTAGATCATTTAAATTCCCTGAGAAATGGGCATGACAGTTTCATTTATATGTGGAActtgtaaaaattgtaatgaccATCCTGCATGGCAATTGTTTTGTCTATTCTATGATAACCTCTTCGTTCTGAAAAATTTGTCTGTTTCTCATAGCAGTCTCATTTATGAGCTTTTTTTTACCAGATGTAAGTAGAAGGAGGAAGTCATTtaagattttctttctttaatttgatgGCTGCtgctattttttcaattgttttgtAAGTGGTATGGTTTTATTTGATGTAGGGGATCATAAATATTACATCAACCTATGATAGCAGAACACATGACGTAGAAAGTTCTTTGGTTGCACGGGGAGATTTATGGAGGGTAGAGGCATCACACGGCAGTTCTACATCTGGAAATGAAAATTCATCTCTCTTTCTTGTCCAGCTTGGACCAGTGCTCTTTATTCGTGATACAACTCTTCTTTTGCCTGTCCATTTGTCAAAGCAGCATTTGCTTTGGTATGGCTATGATAGGAAGGTATGATCAGCTTTAATTGTactattgtttatttattttttaatatttatttatttgtaatgtACAACTTAATTCATGCAAGCCTAAATAAAGAAGATCCTGTAGGCTCCACCCTACAAGGCTGTTTTCATGGTGATTTAATGAAACTGCCTCCAAAGATATCCTGAATTTGCAGCATTACGAGCATCTTCCACTGATCTAAATTCTTCCAGAGTTTACTACCCTACtctgtgtgggtgtgtgtgatATTATAACAGACATAAAGAGTGCAAAACTAATTGTGTAAGAAGGCAAATGCATATATAAGCAATAAGTTTTGGCGACCTTTCTGTGCACTTGTATTGTCACCTATAAACAAGTCTTCTAAATGATGTTTTTAGTAATCTTAAATGAACACAATGTACTTTGTAACACTGACTTGGCATGCATTATGTGTAAGCTGCCTCCTCTCCAAGAACTTTTTAATGCGTGTGATGAATTAAATTATGGCGTTGATGGATTCAGTGGCTTCCCATTTCCTCTACTACTATGTGGCCTTTCCCTGTGATTCATTACCATGGTGCTATTGTTGTGGCTTAATTTGCGATATGATGGGATTGCATCTCCAGATTTTCCCTCCCTTGGTTTGTACtcatttcttcatttatttaattttcagaacGGAATGCACTCACTTTGTCCAGCTGTGTGGTCAAAGCATAGAAGGTGGCTGTTAATGTCAATGCTTTGTCTCAATCCCTTAGCTTGTGTAAGTTACTAATTTCTATTAGAACATTGTAATTAATaagtgaaattatttatttgatgccTCCTTTACAGGGTAAGTCTTTGGACAGTCTTCCTTATGACTACTTAATTCCAAACAGAATTTatgttttgagtttgtttatcATTAATGCTTCCTTTTCGTTTGTAGGACTTGGATGGTCCTGCTTTCTTGCTTGCCTTGCATAATTGAGGTTGAGAGTTCCAGTGAAGATttcttagggctcgtttggatactaagaatatctcagaatagtagtgaaatggtttgtgattAGTAGTGAAATACGAacgttaagatgttttattggattttgggaaaggagagagaaaaaattaaataaaaatattataaagttaaaatattaaaatattgtttgaatataacttttaatataatttttgtttggaagtttgagaaagttgtatagggtttgtgttttgtttgggagtttgtgaaagttataatgattaggtaatgattagatgaaaaagttgaaaatttgaaattgaaaagtgttttgtgtttaagtgatgtttggaaaagaaatatttgagaatcTCAAGGAATAtctgagaatatttgagaacaaTCGTATTCCCAAATGGGCTCACTAGTCTTTTGCATGGCGTAATTGAACTCAGGACCCATCCCAAACATACCCCTCCCATTTACCTCCTGAGCTAACTCAGCATGAGAGGCATGATTACAGAAAAACAACATACTCTAGCTTTTAGAATCAATTAATAAGTGGTGTGATTAAAAAAGAAGTGTGAGCATTTATTATGCGGTTACATTTTAGTGAAATTCTATAGTGCACTGAGCCTGAGGATATAAACTGCAAAAAATGAGCTGAGTTGGTCTCTGTGATACTGGAGTCCATGAAAGTCATTTAAGTATGCTATCACATGGAAAGTAGACTAGACAATTTTATTGGAGTGCTAGCCTGAAATATTGAGTTTCATACCATCAaattcaatctttttaaaaaggaTTATCCATCAATATTCATTTATTGACTTCTAAATTTCTTGGAGATCCACTAAAATCTTACGTTCCAAGTTTACTGATTGACTAACTGAAGGCATGAATGAAGTcctcatttcatttgaaaatcaatttctatTATCATGTTCTCAAGTTGAACCATCTTGAGTAGGTGTAGCAGTTTGCTCATAATAAATTACGAAAATACGAGTAAGCTGCCAGCTTCTTTGGGTGGAGATTGACacaatttttcttctctatctAGTCGTTTGTAGATTTACAGTTTCCAAATGGGAAGTTGACATATGTATCTGGTGAGGGGCTTACTACAAGTGCTTTCCTGCCTATTTGTGGAGGCCTTCTACAGGCTCAGGGTCAATATCCAGGAGAAATGAGATTCAGCTTTTCTTGCAAGGTGAGATCGCAAATTCATAACAAGctatggaaaaataattttggcaAAATTCATCTCATTGAATCTAAAAAATGTATTACACTTTTTTCCTGTAGCTGATTCTATAACAATTTGTTAATAATTCTAAGTTGGTGCCTATGTGAATGGGCCTTAATATTTCCATTTGGAATCCTTTGTATTTTTCAGAATAAGTGGGGAACACGCATCACACCGATGGTGCAATGGCCTGACAAGTCGTTTGCGTTTAGTTTTGCACAAGCCTTGGCTTGGAAGAGATCTGGTCTCATGGTGAAACCGACTATCCAATTCAGGTTAGATTATCTGCCTTGGCTTTTTCTAGTTGCCAATGGATTAGGCAATTTAATATTAAgctaaatacatttttttttttactaagaaaattttattgatcgaATGAAATACgtgaagcccatg includes:
- the LOC121236754 gene encoding uncharacterized protein LOC121236754 isoform X1 is translated as MSVERSFEAWEEVQRHGQDLADRLAQGFTGLIQSHISPPSFSWPNPQKSMLFDLEFPSQQNFGRGDFGLATDSSGINGVLAIFDIGNRIGQAGADFGANLNGLVQQFFRRLPAPFRQEENAKAPVMVDVGGSRLRVDGGVTTQGDLGLLTERLRDFGFAENDSGADELVDDEVAGFNLRSAGLLGRPQGIINITSTYDSRTHDVESSLVARGDLWRVEASHGSSTSGNENSSLFLVQLGPVLFIRDTTLLLPVHLSKQHLLWYGYDRKNGMHSLCPAVWSKHRRWLLMSMLCLNPLACSFVDLQFPNGKLTYVSGEGLTTSAFLPICGGLLQAQGQYPGEMRFSFSCKNKWGTRITPMVQWPDKSFAFSFAQALAWKRSGLMVKPTIQFSLCPTFGGSNPGLQAELIHTVKEQLSLILGCAFMTHPSAFASISLGRSKWNGNVGSSGIVVRVDTPLSSVGRPFLSVQINCGIEF
- the LOC121236754 gene encoding uncharacterized protein LOC121236754 isoform X2; protein product: MSVERSFEAWEEVQRHGQDLADRLAQGFTGLIQSHISPPSFSWPNPQKSMLFDLEFPSQQNFGRGDFGLATDSSGINGVLAIFDIGNRIGQAGADFGANLNGLVQQFFRRLPAPFRQEENAKAPVMVDVGGSRLRVDGGVTTQGDLGLLTERLRDFGFAENDSGADELVDDEVAGFNLRSAGLLGRPQGIINITSTYDSRTHDVESSLVARGDLWRVEASHGSSTSGNENSSLFLVQLGPVLFIRDTTLLLPVHLSKQHLLWYGYDRKNGMHSLCPAVWSKHRRWLLMSMLCLNPLACSFVDLQFPNGKLTYVSGEGLTTSAFLPICGGLLQAQGQYPGEMRFSFSCKNKWGTRITPMVQWPDKSFAFSFAQALAWKRSGLMVKPTIQFRW